Proteins encoded in a region of the Streptomyces sp. NBC_01298 genome:
- the iolB gene encoding 5-deoxy-glucuronate isomerase, translated as MPVVSEWAMEWTRLLALDLAPGEVYAHGCGESEWIVLPLAGGCDVRCAEPSPTPPLPETGGSAAGPPPRASAPDPAGAPPPDPRAPHADGAGIVFRLRGRRGVFDGPTDFAYVPRDGHAEITSGEGGRFALVGARCEQRLPARYGPAAEVPVELRGAGQCSRQVNNFAAAGVFDCDRLIAVEVLTPGGNWSSYPPHKHDEHHPGEESRLEEIYYYEIAPHGDTPGLGYQRVSPSPAGKTDILTEVRTGDAVLIPDGWHGPSIAAPGHDMYYLNVMAGPGATREWLIRDHPGHGWIRSTWAGQDIDSRLPFPRAEDPA; from the coding sequence GTGCCGGTGGTGTCTGAGTGGGCGATGGAGTGGACGAGGCTGCTCGCCTTGGACCTGGCACCGGGGGAGGTGTACGCGCACGGGTGCGGGGAGTCGGAGTGGATCGTGCTCCCCCTGGCGGGCGGCTGCGACGTCCGCTGCGCGGAGCCTTCCCCCACCCCGCCCCTTCCCGAAACCGGTGGCTCCGCCGCCGGCCCCCCGCCCCGGGCCTCCGCCCCGGACCCGGCGGGGGCTCCGCCTCCGGACCCCCGCGCCCCACACGCCGACGGGGCAGGGATTGTCTTCCGGCTCCGGGGGCGGCGCGGGGTGTTCGACGGTCCGACGGACTTCGCCTACGTCCCCCGGGACGGGCACGCCGAGATCACCTCAGGTGAGGGCGGCCGCTTCGCGCTGGTCGGCGCGCGCTGCGAGCAGCGGCTGCCCGCGCGGTACGGGCCTGCCGCCGAGGTACCCGTAGAGCTCCGCGGAGCCGGACAGTGCTCCCGGCAGGTCAACAACTTCGCCGCCGCCGGAGTCTTCGACTGCGACCGGCTCATCGCCGTGGAGGTGCTCACCCCCGGCGGCAACTGGTCCTCGTACCCGCCCCACAAGCACGACGAGCACCACCCCGGCGAGGAATCCCGGCTGGAGGAGATCTACTACTACGAGATCGCCCCGCACGGGGACACGCCCGGCCTCGGCTATCAGCGTGTCAGCCCCTCCCCGGCGGGGAAGACCGACATCCTCACCGAGGTGAGGACCGGTGACGCGGTCCTCATCCCGGACGGCTGGCACGGCCCCTCCATCGCCGCGCCCGGCCACGACATGTACTACCTCAACGTCATGGCGGGCCCCGGCGCGACCCGGGAGTGGCTCATCCGCGATCACCCCGGTCACGGCTGGATCCGCTCCACCTGGGCCGGCCAGGACATTGATTCAAGGCTCCCCTTCCCCCGAGCGGAGGACCCCGCATGA